The Actinomycetota bacterium genomic interval GTAAAAGACGTCTCCTTCACGGTGCGGAGAGGGGCCATCAAGGCCATCATAGGTCCCAACGGTGCGGGAAAGACGACCCTCTACGACCTCCTGACGGGCATATATGCCCCGGACAGCGGAAGCGCCTTCTTCGAGGGGCGCTCCATCCTGGGGTTGCCGCCTCACGCCGTAAGCGCCATGGGCATCGCGCGCACCTTCCAGACCGTGCGCATCTTCCCTCAGATGACGGTGCAGGAGAACGTCATGGTGGGCCTGCACCAGCGCACGAGGTCGGGCCTGCTGGGCTGTTCCCTGCGCCTGCCGGGGGCAAAGCGCGAGGAAGCCTGGATCGTGGAGGAGGCTTGGCGCCGTCTCGCACTGGTGGGCCTGGAGATGCAGGCCGACAGCATCGCCGGCTCGCTCCCCTATGGCCAGCAGCGCGTACTGGAGCTGGCCCGCGCGCTGGCTACCGAGCCCAAGCTCCTTCTCCTGGATGAACCGGCATCGGGACTCAATGCCTACGAGACGAGGGAGTTGGGAGAGCTCATATACCGCGTGAGGGACATGGGGATCACCGTTATCCTGGTGGAGCACGATATGGGTCTGGTCATGAGGATATCTGACGAAGTGCTGGTCCTGGACTACGGCGAGGTTATCGCCGAGGGAACACCGGAGGAGGTGCGCAACGACCCCAGGGTGATCGAGGCCTACCTGGGAACGGAGCTTGATTGAGGACGGGCTCTCACGATGCCGTCGCGCGGAGGCGCGGATGGTTCGGCGGCCCCCGAGAGAAGGAGACGCTTGGAGTTGCTGGAGATAAACAACCTCTCCGCCTTTTACGGGAACATAGAAGCCCTGCGCGCCGTGGACCTGTGGGTGCGGGCAGG includes:
- a CDS encoding ABC transporter ATP-binding protein, encoding MGRADLKVNRTGEADAGPPFKDLLVAEGLTKTFGGLAAVKDVSFTVRRGAIKAIIGPNGAGKTTLYDLLTGIYAPDSGSAFFEGRSILGLPPHAVSAMGIARTFQTVRIFPQMTVQENVMVGLHQRTRSGLLGCSLRLPGAKREEAWIVEEAWRRLALVGLEMQADSIAGSLPYGQQRVLELARALATEPKLLLLDEPASGLNAYETRELGELIYRVRDMGITVILVEHDMGLVMRISDEVLVLDYGEVIAEGTPEEVRNDPRVIEAYLGTELD